One stretch of Burkholderia pyrrocinia DNA includes these proteins:
- a CDS encoding sulfonate ABC transporter substrate-binding protein: MSDTPHADVETTPANPRRRQWLHGAAAGLAGLALGPLATLPARAQDNGTRLRIGFQKYGNFVVLKARGTLEKRLASQGVAVQWLEFPAGPQLLEGLNAGAIDVGTVGETPPIFAQAAGVDFVYIGNEPPAPQGEAIVVLPDSPIRNVAQLRGKKVAFNKGSNVHYLLVKALEHAGLAYADIQPIYLTPADARAAFVQRSVDAWVIWDPYLAAAERQLGARVIANGEGLVRNTQYYLAARKYAAAHPQVLRALLDEVDAVDRWARDHTPDVAAQLSPLVGLDAPTLEVALKRAGYGVQPVTDATVAYQQNIADTFSTLKLIPGKLTVANAR; this comes from the coding sequence ATGAGCGACACACCGCACGCAGACGTTGAAACGACCCCGGCGAACCCGCGCCGACGCCAATGGCTGCATGGCGCGGCCGCCGGGCTTGCCGGGCTTGCGCTCGGGCCGCTCGCGACCCTGCCCGCACGAGCCCAGGACAACGGCACGCGGCTGCGCATCGGTTTCCAGAAATACGGCAACTTCGTCGTGCTGAAGGCCCGCGGCACGCTCGAGAAGCGCCTTGCGAGCCAGGGCGTCGCGGTGCAATGGCTCGAATTCCCGGCCGGCCCGCAACTGCTCGAAGGGCTGAACGCCGGCGCGATCGACGTCGGCACGGTCGGCGAAACGCCGCCGATCTTCGCGCAGGCGGCCGGCGTCGATTTCGTCTATATCGGCAACGAGCCGCCCGCGCCGCAGGGCGAAGCGATCGTCGTGCTGCCCGATTCGCCGATCCGCAACGTCGCGCAGTTGCGCGGCAAGAAGGTCGCGTTCAACAAGGGCTCGAACGTCCACTACCTGCTCGTGAAGGCGCTGGAACATGCGGGCCTCGCGTATGCGGACATCCAGCCGATCTACCTGACGCCCGCCGACGCGCGCGCCGCGTTCGTGCAGCGCAGCGTCGATGCGTGGGTGATCTGGGATCCGTATCTGGCGGCCGCCGAACGGCAGCTCGGCGCGCGCGTGATCGCGAACGGCGAAGGGCTCGTGCGCAACACGCAGTACTACCTCGCCGCGCGCAAGTACGCGGCCGCTCACCCGCAGGTGCTGCGCGCGCTGCTCGACGAAGTCGACGCGGTCGATCGCTGGGCGCGCGACCACACGCCCGACGTCGCCGCGCAACTGTCACCGCTCGTCGGCCTCGACGCGCCGACGCTCGAAGTCGCGCTCAAGCGCGCCGGCTACGGCGTGCAGCCCGTCACCGACGCGACGGTCGCGTATCAGCAGAACATCGCCGACACGTTCAGCACGCTGAAGCTGATTCCGGGCAAGCTGACGGTCGCCAACGCGCGCTGA
- a CDS encoding DUF427 domain-containing protein, whose translation MSTRSDTPSRPVKSPGPDHPIAIEPHPSRVVVTVAGKVVADTRRALALREASYPAVLYIPREDADMSLLRRTDHATYCPYKGDCAYYAIPAGGERATNAVWTYEHPYPAVEAIRGHLAFYPDRVDSIEESAADAA comes from the coding sequence ATGTCGACCCGCTCCGATACGCCCTCTCGTCCCGTCAAGTCGCCGGGCCCCGATCATCCGATCGCGATCGAGCCGCATCCGTCGCGCGTGGTGGTCACGGTGGCCGGCAAGGTCGTCGCCGATACGCGCCGCGCGCTGGCGCTGCGCGAGGCCAGCTATCCGGCCGTGCTCTACATCCCGCGCGAAGACGCCGACATGTCGCTGCTGCGCCGCACCGACCACGCGACGTACTGCCCGTACAAGGGCGACTGCGCGTACTACGCGATCCCGGCCGGCGGCGAACGCGCGACCAACGCGGTGTGGACCTACGAGCATCCGTATCCGGCCGTCGAAGCGATTCGCGGACACCTCGCGTTCTATCCGGACCGCGTCGATTCGATCGAGGAAAGCGCCGCAGACGCAGCCTGA
- a CDS encoding Orn/Lys/Arg decarboxylase N-terminal domain-containing protein, giving the protein MNTSTGGVRRLGMRALLVDDEIAQETATGRAVRTLSAELAQRDIDVLTATSADDAIMLIRSDPSIQCVLLDWDLGVDGHGPSEAVVEAIRHRNANVPIFLLADRSVASSVPSAVMGQVDDFVWLLEDTADFIGGRIHAAIERYRSTVLPPMFGALAKFSRVYEYSWHTPGHTGGTGFLKSPVGRAFFEYFGESLFRSDLSISVGELGSLLDHSGPIGESERYAARVFGAHRTYHVTNGSSTSNRIILMASVSRDQIALCDRNCHKSAEHAITMSGAIPTYLVPTRNRYGIIGPIASERLTQAAIREAIASNPLAAGLADRQPKHAIVTNSTYDGLCYNVARVEELLGASVDRLHFDEAWYGYARFNPIYRDRHAMHGDPRDHRADRPTVFATQSTHKLLTALSQASYIHVRDGRSPIPHAQFNETFMMHASTSPNYAIIASNDVAAAMMDGPGGEALTHESIEEAVAFRQMIARMNNEFDAKGDWFFECWQPDTVLEARTGRTLPFHDAPPELLASDPSCWVLRPGAQWHGFGNIEDGYCMLDPIKVSIVTPGVAPAGGLMPVGIPASVVTAYLDARGIVVEKTTDFTILFLFSIGITKGKWGSLVSALCDFKRDYDANLSLDMAIPSLAKEHGARYAGMGLKDLADTMFAAMEQLGTTRLMSEAFSILPKPEMSPVRAYEHLVQGRVEQVTLDELAGRTVATGVVPYPPGIPLLMPGENAGPAGGPVLGYLKALEAYDRRFPGFAHDTHGVEVEDGTYRVYCLTA; this is encoded by the coding sequence ATGAATACATCCACCGGAGGCGTTCGTCGTCTCGGCATGCGTGCGCTGCTGGTCGACGACGAAATCGCGCAGGAAACGGCGACCGGGCGCGCGGTCCGCACACTGAGCGCGGAGCTCGCGCAACGCGACATCGACGTGCTCACGGCGACATCCGCCGACGATGCGATCATGCTGATCCGTTCCGATCCGTCGATCCAGTGCGTGCTGCTCGACTGGGATCTCGGCGTGGATGGCCACGGGCCGTCCGAGGCGGTGGTCGAAGCGATCCGGCATCGCAACGCCAACGTGCCGATCTTCCTGCTGGCCGACCGCAGCGTCGCGTCGTCGGTGCCGTCCGCGGTCATGGGCCAGGTCGACGATTTCGTGTGGCTGCTCGAGGATACGGCCGACTTCATCGGCGGGCGCATCCACGCGGCGATCGAACGCTATCGCTCGACCGTGCTGCCGCCGATGTTCGGCGCGCTCGCGAAGTTCTCGCGCGTCTACGAATACTCGTGGCATACGCCCGGCCACACGGGCGGCACGGGCTTCCTGAAGTCGCCGGTCGGCCGCGCGTTCTTCGAATACTTCGGCGAATCGCTGTTCCGCTCCGACCTGTCGATCTCGGTCGGCGAACTCGGCTCGCTGCTCGACCACTCGGGCCCGATCGGCGAAAGCGAGCGCTACGCGGCGCGCGTGTTCGGTGCGCATCGCACGTATCACGTGACGAACGGCTCGTCGACGTCGAACCGCATCATCCTGATGGCGAGCGTGAGCCGCGACCAGATCGCGCTGTGCGACCGCAACTGCCACAAGTCGGCCGAGCATGCGATCACGATGTCGGGCGCGATCCCGACGTACCTGGTACCGACGCGCAACCGCTACGGGATCATCGGGCCGATCGCGTCCGAGCGCCTCACGCAGGCGGCGATCCGCGAGGCGATCGCATCGAACCCGCTCGCGGCCGGGCTTGCCGATCGCCAGCCGAAGCACGCGATCGTCACGAACTCGACTTACGACGGCCTCTGCTACAACGTCGCGCGCGTCGAGGAACTGCTCGGCGCGAGCGTCGACCGCCTGCACTTCGACGAAGCGTGGTACGGCTACGCGCGCTTCAACCCGATCTACCGCGACCGCCATGCGATGCACGGCGACCCGCGCGACCATCGTGCGGACCGGCCCACGGTGTTCGCGACGCAGTCGACGCACAAGCTGCTGACCGCACTGTCGCAAGCGTCGTACATCCACGTGCGCGACGGCCGCAGCCCGATTCCGCATGCTCAGTTTAACGAAACGTTCATGATGCACGCGTCGACGTCGCCGAACTACGCGATCATCGCGTCGAACGACGTCGCGGCCGCGATGATGGACGGCCCCGGCGGCGAAGCGCTGACGCACGAGTCGATCGAGGAGGCCGTCGCATTCCGGCAGATGATCGCGCGGATGAACAACGAGTTCGACGCGAAGGGAGACTGGTTCTTCGAATGCTGGCAGCCCGACACCGTGCTCGAGGCACGCACGGGCCGCACGCTGCCGTTCCACGATGCGCCGCCCGAGCTGCTCGCGAGCGATCCGTCGTGCTGGGTGCTGCGCCCCGGCGCGCAATGGCACGGCTTCGGCAATATCGAGGACGGCTACTGCATGCTCGATCCGATCAAGGTGTCGATCGTCACGCCGGGCGTCGCGCCGGCCGGCGGCCTGATGCCGGTCGGCATTCCGGCGAGCGTCGTCACGGCCTATCTCGATGCGCGCGGGATCGTCGTCGAGAAGACGACCGATTTCACGATCCTGTTCCTGTTCTCGATCGGCATCACGAAGGGCAAGTGGGGCTCGCTCGTCAGCGCGCTGTGCGACTTCAAGCGCGACTACGACGCGAACCTGTCGCTCGACATGGCGATTCCGTCGCTCGCGAAGGAACACGGCGCACGTTATGCGGGCATGGGGCTGAAGGACCTGGCCGACACGATGTTCGCGGCGATGGAGCAGCTCGGCACGACGCGGCTGATGTCGGAGGCGTTCTCGATCCTGCCGAAGCCGGAGATGAGCCCGGTGCGCGCATACGAGCATCTCGTGCAGGGCCGCGTCGAGCAGGTCACGCTCGACGAGCTGGCCGGTCGCACGGTCGCCACCGGCGTCGTGCCGTATCCGCCGGGCATTCCGCTGCTGATGCCCGGCGAGAACGCGGGGCCGGCAGGCGGCCCGGTGCTCGGCTACCTGAAGGCGCTCGAAGCGTACGACCGCCGTTTTCCGGGCTTCGCGCACGACACGCACGGCGTAGAAGTCGAGGACGGCACGTACCGCGTGTACTGCCTGACGGCCTGA
- the potE gene encoding putrescine-ornithine antiporter — MENAASMSAAAPAAAAKNRMNVWQLTILTAVNMMGSGIILLPAKLAQVGTISLLSWIVTAGGSLALAYAFARCGMLSRKPGGMGGYTEYAFGKAGNYMANYTYGLSLVIANVAIGVTAVGYGTVLFDATLSPLQTGLWTIFLLVLTTVANFGGSRITGRIGSVTVWGVIIPVVIVSLIGWFWFSGATWGAAWNPHGMSFGPAVGSSIAVTLWAFLGLESACANSDAVENPERNVPIAVLGGTIASAIFYIVSTNVIAGIVPNAILAKSNAPFGIAFATMFTPTVGTIVTALMVIACIGSLLGWQFTVAQVFKSSADVGYFLPVFARATRTGTPIVGMVILLVAQVALALMTISPELSSQFQKIVDLAVVTNLVPYVMSMAALITIQKVAKVPPAKALVTNVIAMVATAYSFYALVSSGEQALMLGGLCVFLGWTLFGFVSARFYQMEVDAHVKEPGKSLQA, encoded by the coding sequence ATGGAAAACGCAGCGAGCATGTCCGCCGCGGCCCCGGCGGCCGCAGCGAAGAACCGGATGAACGTCTGGCAGCTCACCATCCTCACGGCGGTCAACATGATGGGCTCCGGCATCATCCTGCTGCCGGCGAAGCTTGCGCAGGTCGGCACGATCTCGCTGCTGTCGTGGATCGTCACGGCCGGCGGCTCGCTCGCGCTGGCCTATGCGTTCGCGCGCTGCGGGATGTTGAGCCGCAAGCCGGGCGGGATGGGCGGCTACACGGAATACGCGTTCGGCAAGGCCGGCAACTACATGGCGAACTACACGTACGGGCTGTCGCTCGTGATCGCCAACGTCGCGATCGGCGTCACGGCGGTCGGCTATGGCACCGTGCTGTTCGACGCGACGCTGTCGCCGCTGCAGACGGGCCTGTGGACGATCTTCCTGCTCGTGCTGACGACGGTCGCGAACTTCGGCGGCTCGCGCATCACCGGCCGGATCGGCTCGGTGACCGTATGGGGCGTGATCATTCCGGTCGTCATCGTGTCGCTGATCGGCTGGTTCTGGTTCAGCGGCGCGACCTGGGGCGCTGCGTGGAATCCGCACGGCATGTCGTTCGGGCCGGCCGTCGGCAGTTCGATCGCGGTGACGCTGTGGGCGTTCCTCGGGCTCGAATCGGCGTGCGCGAACTCGGATGCGGTGGAGAACCCGGAGCGCAACGTGCCGATCGCCGTGCTCGGCGGCACGATCGCATCGGCGATCTTCTACATCGTGTCGACCAACGTGATCGCGGGGATCGTGCCGAACGCGATCCTCGCGAAGTCGAACGCGCCGTTCGGCATCGCGTTCGCGACGATGTTCACGCCGACCGTCGGCACGATCGTCACCGCGCTGATGGTGATCGCGTGCATCGGATCGCTGCTCGGCTGGCAGTTCACGGTCGCGCAGGTGTTCAAGAGCTCGGCGGACGTCGGCTACTTCCTGCCGGTGTTCGCGCGTGCGACGCGCACGGGCACGCCGATCGTCGGCATGGTGATCCTGCTCGTCGCGCAGGTCGCGCTGGCGCTGATGACGATCAGCCCGGAGCTGAGCAGCCAGTTCCAGAAGATCGTCGATCTCGCGGTCGTCACGAACCTCGTGCCGTACGTGATGTCGATGGCCGCGCTGATCACGATCCAGAAGGTCGCGAAGGTGCCGCCGGCCAAGGCGCTGGTGACGAACGTGATCGCGATGGTCGCCACCGCGTACAGCTTCTATGCGCTCGTCAGCTCGGGCGAGCAGGCGCTGATGCTCGGCGGCCTGTGCGTGTTCCTGGGCTGGACGCTGTTCGGCTTCGTCAGCGCGCGCTTCTACCAGATGGAAGTCGACGCGCACGTGAAGGAACCGGGGAAGTCGCTGCAGGCGTGA
- a CDS encoding putative glycolipid-binding domain-containing protein, with protein sequence MTQQDEAMRTRCVAWQIVQTWQAAEWCWLAETRTGIDLSGSVSGAIDGAPFRIDYAIACGADWLTRSARVTRWLGTLPPQQLDLACEEGRWTIDGVDASMLAGATDIDLGFSPSTNTLPIRRLALAVGDAATIHTAWLRFPDFAIVRGEQRYTHTAPHVYRYESGTYAADIAIDEAGLVIDYDEWRRIGAAPAP encoded by the coding sequence ATGACGCAACAGGATGAAGCGATGCGCACGCGATGCGTCGCATGGCAGATCGTGCAGACGTGGCAGGCGGCCGAATGGTGCTGGCTCGCGGAGACGCGAACGGGAATCGATCTGTCGGGTTCGGTGTCGGGTGCAATCGACGGCGCGCCGTTTCGCATCGACTATGCGATCGCATGCGGTGCCGACTGGCTCACGCGCTCGGCGCGCGTGACACGCTGGCTCGGCACGTTGCCACCGCAACAACTGGACCTCGCATGCGAGGAAGGGCGCTGGACGATCGACGGCGTCGACGCGTCGATGCTCGCGGGCGCGACCGACATCGACCTCGGTTTCAGCCCGTCGACCAATACGCTGCCGATCCGGCGGCTGGCGCTGGCCGTCGGCGACGCTGCGACGATCCATACCGCATGGCTGCGCTTTCCGGATTTCGCCATCGTGCGCGGCGAGCAGCGTTATACGCATACGGCGCCACACGTGTATCGCTACGAGAGCGGCACCTATGCGGCCGATATCGCGATCGACGAAGCCGGCCTCGTCATCGACTACGACGAATGGCGGCGCATCGGCGCGGCGCCTGCGCCGTAA